The genome window CTCCTGGCGGACCGGGTGTTAGGATGGACTCCCATGTTTATACAGATTATGAAATTCCCCCTTATTACGATTCTCTGATTGGGAAATTAATTGTTTGGGCACCGACGCGGGAAGCAGCGATTAAGCGCATGAAACGAGCCTTGAGAGAGTGTGCCATTACCGGTGTTAAAACGACTATTAGTTTTCATCAGAAGATTTTAGAAACACCCGCTTTTCTAGAAGGGGATGTTTATACCAACTTTATTCAGCAGCATTTGATTAAGCATTGAAACTTATTGTTCCATTCTCTAATAATGACTGAAACGAAACCCGCCTTTTCTCCTGATCAGCAAGCAACTTACCGCATTTTAGATGCCAACTTGGATCGCGCTCGCGAAGGCATCCGGATTATTGAAGAATGGTGCCGTTTTGCTTTAGACAATCCTACCTTGGCACAAACTTGTAAAGCAATGCGTCAAACTTTGGCCAAGTGGCATACCGAAGCAATCCGTTCGGCTCGCAATACGCCGGATGACTGTGGAACAACGCTCACCCATCCCCAAGAAGAAAGGCGAGACAGCGCGCAACAAGTCCTACATATTAACCTTGCACGAACCCAAGAAGCCTTGCGCGTGTTGGAAGAATACGGCAAACTCTATCATCTAGAAATGGGCAGTCATTGCAAACAACTGCGTTACCAAATCTATACCCTCGAAAGTCATCTGTTTGCTCAATCTCCCCACGGGAAACTTAAAGCAGCCCAACTCTACCTCGTCACTTCGCCAACCCCCAATCTCGTGACGATTGTGGAAGCAGCTCTGAAAGGGGGGTTGCCTTTGGTGCAATACCGCAATAAAGAGGCTGATGATAGTGTGCAAATTAATGAAGGGAAAAAACTCTGCGAGCTTTGTCATCAATATGGGGCACTCTTTTTAATGAACGATCGCGCTGATTTAGCCCTTGCGGTTGGCGCAGATGGCGTTCATCTCGGACAACAAGATCTCCCCATTGCCGTTGCTCGTCAAATTATGGGACCGAATAAAATTATTGGCCGTTCCACAACGAATCCGCTTGAGATGGCGAGCGCGATCGCGCAAGGAGCCGATTATGTGGGGGTAGGACCGGTTTACAAAACACCAACTAAACCGGGTAAAGCCCCTGCTGGCTTGGATTATGTGCGCTATGCTGCCAAGCATTGTCCTCTCCCTTGGTTTGCCATTGGGGGCATCAATACTGATAACATTCAAAGCGTTATCCAAGCCCAAGCGCACGGGGTTGCTGTCGTTCGTGCCCTGATGTCAGCAACGGATCCCGAAAAAACCACAGAAAATCTTTTGTTATCGTTTAAAGATTCCCCTCACCATGCCTAACGACACCATTACCCTCACCGTCAACGGCGATCCGGTTACTTGTGCCTCACAAATGCCAGTGATTGAAGTGATTACCCAATTGAACTATAATCCTCGTCTGGTTGCTGTGGAATATAACGGAGAAATTTTGCACCGTCAGCACTGGTCAGAAACTGTCGTTGAGGACGGAGACAAATTGGAAATTGTAACCATTGTCGGTGGTGGTTCTTGCCAAAATTGAGCATGATCGAAAGTAGATGATAAATAATCAATGAATCGAAGCAGAATTATGTTCCAGAACATTTCGTGGAAACGTTTCCTCAAATCGTTTTTTCTTGTTGCCCTAGCGTTCATCTTTGTTTTTAGTGATGTCAGTGGTGCTTTAGCGGCTCGTAGTGGCGGGCGAATTGGTGGCGGCGGTTTTCGCGCCCCGAGTCGCAGTGCGCCTGCGCCAAGAGGCGGGAGTCGTCCTGGTGGCGGTATTGGCTTTCCGTTCCTGTTGCCGTTCTTTGGCTTCGGCGGTTTTGGCAGTATTTTCACCATTCTCATTTTCTTTGCCATTGCCAACTTCTTAGTTAGAAGCTTCCAGAATGCGGGTTTTGGCGGTGGCGATGGCACGGCAACTGCTAATCCGAAAGTGACGGTCTCAAAAGTACAAGTGGGATTATTATCCGATGCCAAAGACTTGCAAAAAGAGTTAAATGACCTGGCGCAACGGGCTGATACAGGTACTGCTGCCGGTCGGGCCATGGTTTTACAAGAAGCCACCCTTTCTCTATTGCGTCATCCCGAATATTGGGTCTATGGAAAAACGGAAGCAAATGTGTCCCAGATGGACGCAGCAGAATCGCAGTTCAACCGCTTTGCCCTTTCCGAACGCAGTAAGTATAGTGAAGAAACCCTCTCGAATGTGGAAGGAATGTCGAGACAAGAGCAAAGTGAGGGCAGTTCTAGTGAAACCCCAGCAGAATATATGGTCGTTACGATCCTTGCTGGTGTCCAAGGAAAACTCGATCTGCCTAACACCAACAGTGCAGATGATATTCGTCAGGCCTTGCGCCAATTAGGGAGCACCGGCAGTGAAAATCTCTTAGCCGTCGAAGTCATTTGGACGCCCCAAGCAGAAGAGGATACCCTCTCCAATGATGACCTCTTAGCTGCCTATCCGGACTTAAAACGTCTATAACTCCCATGGCAAGTCCCCTTCCTTCCCCACCTTCGAGGAAATATCGCAAGCGCGGTAAAGGTAAGGGCAACT of Cyanobacteria bacterium GSL.Bin1 contains these proteins:
- the thiS gene encoding thiamine biosynthesis protein ThiS, which translates into the protein MPNDTITLTVNGDPVTCASQMPVIEVITQLNYNPRLVAVEYNGEILHRQHWSETVVEDGDKLEIVTIVGGGSCQN
- a CDS encoding thiamine phosphate synthase, with the protein product MTETKPAFSPDQQATYRILDANLDRAREGIRIIEEWCRFALDNPTLAQTCKAMRQTLAKWHTEAIRSARNTPDDCGTTLTHPQEERRDSAQQVLHINLARTQEALRVLEEYGKLYHLEMGSHCKQLRYQIYTLESHLFAQSPHGKLKAAQLYLVTSPTPNLVTIVEAALKGGLPLVQYRNKEADDSVQINEGKKLCELCHQYGALFLMNDRADLALAVGADGVHLGQQDLPIAVARQIMGPNKIIGRSTTNPLEMASAIAQGADYVGVGPVYKTPTKPGKAPAGLDYVRYAAKHCPLPWFAIGGINTDNIQSVIQAQAHGVAVVRALMSATDPEKTTENLLLSFKDSPHHA
- a CDS encoding DUF1517 domain-containing protein, whose amino-acid sequence is MFQNISWKRFLKSFFLVALAFIFVFSDVSGALAARSGGRIGGGGFRAPSRSAPAPRGGSRPGGGIGFPFLLPFFGFGGFGSIFTILIFFAIANFLVRSFQNAGFGGGDGTATANPKVTVSKVQVGLLSDAKDLQKELNDLAQRADTGTAAGRAMVLQEATLSLLRHPEYWVYGKTEANVSQMDAAESQFNRFALSERSKYSEETLSNVEGMSRQEQSEGSSSETPAEYMVVTILAGVQGKLDLPNTNSADDIRQALRQLGSTGSENLLAVEVIWTPQAEEDTLSNDDLLAAYPDLKRL